One stretch of Podospora pseudoanserina strain CBS 124.78 chromosome 4, whole genome shotgun sequence DNA includes these proteins:
- a CDS encoding hypothetical protein (EggNog:ENOG503P42D): protein MCYFEQTRWNCGYWKWGTFRQQCEKEYRTGETCGLKLVYSWQPAQGPCKICEQKCKKERRIDKMLNDIQRWQREGNRRATIEKTMRDVNDIQLQINELLASHVERERTL, encoded by the coding sequence ATGTGCTACTTTGAACAAACCCGCTGGAACTGTGGCTACTGGAAGTGGGGTACCTTCCGCCAGCAATGCGAGAAGGAGTACCGCACCGGCGAGACGTGCGGACTGAAGCTCGTCTACAGCTGGCAGCCCGCCCAGGGCCCGTGCAAGATTTGTGAGCAAAAGtgcaagaaggagaggaggatcgACAAGATGTTGAACGACATCCAGAGGTGGCAGCGCGAAGGCAACAGGAGGGCCACCATCGAGAAGACGATGCGGGATGTGAACGACATCCAACTCCAGATCAACGAACTGCTCGCAAGCCatgtggagagggagaggacgtTGTGA
- a CDS encoding hypothetical protein (COG:S; EggNog:ENOG503P5IQ) translates to MGNCASCLGSRRRDDYDEDDEAQHLFDDPNSLQYGSFEQQQMMGPEDSQEVQREIEALQRVVARTSDNMVDIYDIAPSNHRPASPFAAPDSPEMQYAYPAAAPDANLVRYHNLLSKLSSHDDLAAVARVDWGTPDDDTIEMQQNAVIPIKVEGATESLVGDFADAAAAMR, encoded by the exons ATGGGCAATTGCGCTTCTTGCCTGGGGAGCAGGCGACGAGATGATtatgatgag GACGACGAGGCGCAGCATCTCTTTGACGACCCGAACAGCCTCCAATACGGCAGTTTTGAACAGCAACAGATGATGGGCCCCGAGGATTCACAGGAGGTTCAAAGAGAGATCGAGGCTCTGCAGAGGGTGGTTGCGCGCACGTCAGA CAACATGGTCGACATCTACGACATTGCACCAAGCAACCACCGGCCGGCGTCGCCTTTTGCTGCTCCAGACAGTCCCGAGATGCAATACGCATATCCCGCCGCTGCCCCCGACGCCAACCTGGTCCGCTatcacaacctcctctccaaactcTCGTCACACGACGACCTGGCTGCTGTGGCACGAGTTGATTGGGGCAcccccgacgacgacaccatCGAGATGCAGCAAAACGCTGTTATACCCATCAAGGTCGAAGGAGCCACGGAATCTCTTGTTGGCGACTTTGCTGATGCTGCAGCTGCAATGCGCTGA
- a CDS encoding hypothetical protein (EggNog:ENOG503PQX6), whose protein sequence is MVDRTIYILQYVLQISEDGALLRLVPSREMSDQSPTYLFRPARQALVVPLSPSPSSSSMFPSTPSVTRTTASIASSTSLQPQRRQAAGTCRADESTCPQAGWCCNKDETCLLEAGAFFCCPTGAGKGGCVRVCHSGDFQCGGTTPDTIGICCANNQTCIGGDTPLPFCADTGASSSTRKTSTSLTTSQTSTSSYSGDSHTSSTTTSLQFPTPSPNNSPSFSTYPTHTISNIPSPSATEPPSSNSGISLAAQITAIIVPFVIITLIISCIFRCRRKKQRGTRVQSTDFTEQQNTSTGTTGTGMSHNADGLPSYSAYSSYPKTPPPPPPTFSAGRLYGREAKEEDGKVMSSHERYMMESRMFRTPTPQSPVGQGAGRGL, encoded by the exons ATGGTGGACCGAACGATATATATCTTGCAGTATGTCCTTCAGATCTCGGAGGATGGAGCTCTGTTGCGTCTGGTACCTAGCCGCGAGATGTCTGATCAATCTCCTACATATCTTTTCCGCCCGGCCAGGCAggctttggtggtgccattatctccatctccatcatcttcatcaatGTTCCCATCCACTCCTTCAGTGACCCGCACCACGGCTTCCATCGCAAGTAGCACTAGCCTTCAGCCCCAGCGACGACAAGCGGCAGGGACATGCCGGGCGGATGAGTCAACATGCCCCCAAGCaggctggtgtt gtAACAAAGATGAGACCTGTTTACTTGAAGCCGGGGCCTTCTTTTGCTGCCCAACCGGCGCCGGCAAAGGAGGTTGCGTCAGGGTCTGCCACTCCGGCGACTTCCAATGTGGtggcaccacccccgacaCCATCGGCATCTGTTGcgccaacaaccaaacctGCATCGGCGGCGATacaccccttcccttctGTGCTGACACTGGCGCATCGAGCTCTACCAGGAAAACATCAACCTCGCTCACAACAAGCCAAACCAGCACTTCTTCTTACAGCGGCGACTCAcacacctccagcaccacaacgTCTCTGCAGTTTCCTacccccagccccaacaattccccctccttctcgacctATCCAACTCATACGATATCCAACATCCCGTCACCGTCAGCCACTgagcccccctcctccaactccggAATTTCCCTCGCAGCACAAATCACAGCGATCATCGTGCCTTTCGTAATCATaaccctcatcatctcctgcATCTTTCGCTGCCGCCGCAAGAAGCAGCGCGGCACCCGGGTTCAATCCACCGATTTTACCGAACAGCAGAACACCAGCACGGGCACCACCGGCACGGGCATGAGCCATAACGCCGACGGGCTGCCCTCTTACAGCGCCTATTCTTCGTATCCCAagacacctcctcccccgccgcccacATTTTCTGCTGGAAGGCTCTACGGGagagaagcaaaagaggaagatggcaagGTTATGAGCTCGCATGAGAGGTACATGATGGAGAGCAGGATGTTCAGgacaccaacacctcagTCGCCAGTTGGGCAAGGAGCGGGTAGGGGGCTGTGA
- a CDS encoding hypothetical protein (EggNog:ENOG503PQMS) — translation MGETKRKAMAMAGTTGDAKRMRTSAGPLPTVPAPFDDVGDGAVDKEPPPPFPPSPPATEPDNTTSSAADNSVVPSAPASHFKLLPGEIRNMIYRYCLVSDRTIVPESPRSRSHHIACVNPETERAAPSSALGTDKDKFGEVLSLFYGENKFGLSSPYHKCWVNRVGKRGAGCIRAIVIRCEGNANHAKSYLTEMQTALVKRCPNLQSIGHNCD, via the exons ATGGGTGAGACCAAACGCAAAgccatggccatggcggGCACCACCGGCGACGCTAAGCGCATGCGCACATCCGCGGGCCCCCTTCCCACCGTTCCTGCGCCCTTCGACGACGTTGGCGATGGTGCTGTCGACAAAGAACCGCCTCCACCCTTCCCTCCTAGTCCTCCTGCCACGGAGCCTGACAACACAACCAGCTCGGCCGCCGACAACTCGGTCGTGCCCAGCGCGCCGGCATCCCATTTCAAGCTTCTCCCAGGCGAAATTCGGAACATGATCTACCGTTATTGTCTTGTTTCCGACAGGACCATCGTCCCCGAATCCCCAAGATCGAGATCCCATCACATAGCTTGCGTCAACCCAGAAACGGAACGAGCGGCGCCTTCTTCGG CCCTGGGCACCGACAAGGACAAATTCGGCGAGGTTCTCTCTTTATTTTACGGAGAGAACAAGTTTGGCCTGTCCAGCCCATACCACAAATGCTGGGTAAATCGTGTCGGCAAACGGGGCGCCGGTTGCATCCGAGCCATCGTTATTCGCTGCGAGGGCAATGCCAATCACGCCAAGAGCTACCTCACCGAGATGCAAACCGCCCTCGTCAAACGGTGTCCTAATCTCCAATCCATTGGGCACAACTGCGACTGA
- a CDS encoding hypothetical protein (EggNog:ENOG503NZ99; COG:G; CAZy:GH7): MATPLFAPFLILLLFSPASAHAQQIGTLTPELHPRFPTQQCTSSGICTTKQTSLVTDALSRHFHSISDPSVSCASADFLSNPLLCDPDDPASCAANCALEGIEYGGIGVSAVGSAVTLRQYLFDGAEYRAVSPRVYLLAEDGENYEPLTLLGQELAVDVDVSGLPCGMNSAVYLSEMDLSGSRSESNPAGAGYGTGYCDAQCFRTAPWINGLVSLRACDRQSAEPNLNSSGACCNEMDIWEANSRANSFTPHTCSSPGSFLCSSEAECGKGAPGVCDKDGCGLNTFNLGSPSFYGLGLDIDSSNPFTIVTQFLTNDAGELREIKRLYIQNGQVIPNTAETTDSRFDGISYEGSITEDFCAAKNSSDYLRLGGMKGMGEALARGMVLVFSLWNSEGDFMSWLDGLPSNGPCNATEGDPALIRAQVPDVSVTFSNVRWGEIGSTFSMSGGVKEEEVVTGPDIVTDAAVAVENRGARVNVVTGPVLGLAVIFGFMASA; this comes from the exons ATggcaacccccctttttgccccttttctcatcctcctcctcttctcccctgCATCTGCCCACGCCCAACAAATTGGCACCCTAACACCCGAACTCCACCCTCGTTTCCCAACCCAGCAATGCACCTCCTCGGGCATCTGCACCACCAAGCAAACCTCCCTCGTGACGGACGCCTTATCCCGCCACTTCCACTCCATCTCCGACCCCTCCGTCTCCTGCGCTTCTGCCGATTTCCTCTCGAACCCTTTGCTTTGTGACCCCGACGATCCAGCTTCGTGCGCAGCAAACTGTGCCCTCGAAGGGATTGAATACGGCGGAATCGGCGTGTCTGCTGTGGGCTCGGCAGTGACACTGAGGCAATACCTCTTTGACGGAGCTGAATACCGCGCTGTCAGTCCGAGGGTCTATCTCCTCGCTGAGGATGGAGAGAATTACGAACCTCTGACGCTGCTGGGCCAGGAGTTGGCTGTAGATGTCGATGTTTCGGGTCTGCCCTGCGGGATGAACAGCGCCGTGTATTTGTCCGAGATGGACCTGAGCGGGAGCAGGTCGGAGAGCAACCCTGCTGGGGCGGGGTACGGGACGGGGTATTGTGATGCGCAGTGTTTTAGGACTGCGCCGTGGATCAACGGGCTGGTAAGTCTACGTGCTTGCGACAGGCAATCTGCTG AGcccaacctcaactcctccgGCGCTTGCTGCAACGAAATGGATATCTGGGAGGCCAACTCCCGCGCCAACTCGTTTACTCCCCATACCTGTTCCTCTCCTGGGTCATTCCTCTGCTCCAGCGAGGCAGAGTGCGGCAAGGGAGCCCCAGGAGTCTGCGACAAAGACGGCTGCGGGCTCaacaccttcaacctcgGGAGCCCTTCGTTCTATGGCCTGGGACTGGACATCGACAGTTCAAACCCGttcaccatcgtcacccAATTTCTCACCAACGACGCGGGTGAGCTGAGGGAGATTAAAAGACTTTACATTCAGAACGGACAGGTTATCCCCAACACAGCCGAGACGACTGACTCGAGATTTGACGGGATTTCATACGAGGGCTCTATCACAGAGGATTTCTGCGCAGCCAAGAACTCATCTGACTACCTCCGACTTGGCGGCATGAaagggatgggggaggcTCTGGCGCGGGGCATGGTCTTGGTTTTCAGCCTCTGGAACTCGGAAGGGGACTTCATGAGCTGGCTTGATGGGCTGCCAAGTAACGGGCCTTGTAATGCCACTGAGGGCGATCCGGCACTGATTAGGGCACAGGTCCCGGATGTCTCGGTTACGTTTTCGAATGTGAGATGGGGAGAGATCGGGAGCACTTTCTCCATGTCTGGCGGGgtgaaggaagaggaagtgGTGACGGGACCAGATATTGTcactgatgctgctgtcgcGGTTGAGAATAGAGGGGCGAGGGTGAATGTGGTGACTGGGCCGGTTTTGGGGCTGGCTGTCATCTTTGGGTTCATGGCGAGCGCATGA
- a CDS encoding hypothetical protein (EggNog:ENOG503NUFD; COG:E; CAZy:AA3) → MARLSSFFVAILTLTPTAYSRHLRASKVFLDGRQVQNEYDYVIIGGGTAGLTVADRLTEDGKTTVLVIEYGVLSEAASLTTVAGGFSGMSDSQFMYDIRSVPQVNLRNRVISVLAGKVVGGSSAVNAMMTIRGTAEDYDRWGAFFGKNSHWTWEGLLPYFKKALNFVPPNADITRTANITYDTSFWGNTSGVYAGWPSYQFPATTAQMEAFKGLPGVEIASDSGSGVPGVYWYPTFMDPKTVLRSFAKTGHYDNVKRANYHLVTQSKVTKIVLDGTTATGVSFVPAPARGQPGNTAAPVTTVTARKEVILAAGGVHSPQVLQVSGIGPKKVLSAAGIDTIVDLPGVGQNFQDHGMISASFQFARIPQSARPSSDDLRTNRTLSTWSSQVWAANRTGPNSIATGNSAAWLSFPVISPRSAKLSADLAAQNHAAYLPTGSDPTVAAGYRAQMLSYASALSNNNTAFYNLVLQGGSASGLLVDLHPLSRGTVNVNPANPHNTEPQVDYRALANPLDTTIMGDIVRFTRKYYLDNPKTKDWGGREVSPGASVTTDEQLATFLSSSLSPSVYHPAGTCAMMPLELGGVVDEELKVYGVKNLRVVDASVIPTLPGANTCQTVYAIAEKAADLIRYGAPKV, encoded by the exons ATGGCTCGGCTGTCCAGTTTTTTTGTCGCCATTTTGACGTTGACGCCAACGGCGTACAGCAGACATCTTCGCGCTTCCAAGGTCTTCCTTGATGGCCGCCAAGTCCAAAATGAATACGACTACGTGATCATTGGGGGCGGTACAGCTGGTCTTACAGTGGCTGACAGGCTGACGGAGGATGGCAAGACCACGGTTCTCGTCATCGAGTACGGAGTTCTGA GCGAGGCAGCGTCGCTCACCACGGTCGCAGGCGGATTCTCTGGAATGTCCGACAGTCAGTTCATGTACGACATCCGATCTGTTCCTCAGGTCAACCTACGAAACCGTGTTATATCAGTCCTGGCTGGCAAGGTAGTGGGCGGTAGCTCTGCGGTCAACGCCATGATGACGATCCGTGGGACCGCAGAAGATTATGACCGCTGGGGGGCCTTCTTTGGCAAGAATTCCCACTGGACATGGGAGGGCCTGCTGCCATACTTCAAGAAGGCTCTCAACTTTGTGCCGCCCAACGCGGACATCACAAGAACAGCCAACATTACGTACGACACCAGCTTCTGGGGCAACACTTCAGGGGTTTATGCCGGTTGGCCTTCGTACCAGTTCCCAGCCACGACGGCTCAGATGGAGGCGTTCAAGGGTCTACCGGGCGTTGAAATCGCCAGTGACAGCGGGTCTGGTGTGCCGGGTGTCTACTGGTATCCAACCTTTATGGATCCCAAGACGGTGCTGCGGTCTTTTGCCAAGACAGGCCACTATGACAACGTCAAGAGAGCCAACTACCACTTGGTCACCCAGTCCAAAGTCACCAAGATCGTACTTGACGGCACGACAGCCACTGGCGTCTCGTTCGTCCCGGCACCAGCAAGAGGCCAACCGGGGAACACCGCCGCTCCGGTGACCACAGTGACTGCCAGAAAAGAAGTCATCCTGGCGGCCGGTGGTGTCCACAGCCCCCAGGTACTGCAAGTGAGCGGGATCGGTCCTAAAAAGGTTCTCTCCGCAGCTGGCATAGACACCATCGTCGACCTCCCCGGCGTCGGCCAAAACTTCCAGGACCACGGCATGATCTCCGCCTCGTTCCAAT TCGCCCGCATCCCCCAATCcgcccgcccctcctccgacgACCTCCGCACAAAccgcaccctctccacctggTCCTCCCAAGTCTGGGCCGCCAACCGCACAGGCCCCAACTCCATCGCAACAGGCAACTCAGCCGCCTGGCTCTCCTTCCCCGTCATCTCCCCCCGCTCCGCCAAGCTCTCGGCCGACCTCGCGGCCCAAAACCACGCCGCCTACCTCCCCACGGGATCCGACCCGACAGTCGCAGCCGGCTACCGCGCCCAGATGCTCTCCTACGCCTCCGccctcagcaacaacaacacagccTTCtacaacctcgtcctccaagGCGGCTCCGCCAGCGGCCTGCTCGTCGACCTCCACCCCTTGAGCAGGGGAACGGTCAATGTCAACCCGGCCAACCCGCACAACACCGAGCCGCAGGTGGACTACCGCGCCCTGGCCAACCCCCTGGACACGACCATCATGGGTGACATTGTCCGCTTCACGAGGAAGTACTACCTTGATAACCCCAAGACCAAAGACTGGGGCGGAAGGGAGGTCTCCCCCGGCGCGAGCGTGACGACGGACGAGCAGCTGGCGACGTTTTTGAGCAGCTCACTGAGCCCGAGCGTGTATCACCCCGCGGGGACGTGTGCGATGATGCCGTTGGAgctgggtggtgtggtggacgaggagctcaaggtgTACGGCGTCAAGAACTTGAGGGTTGTGGATGCGAGTGTCATCCCGACACTGCCGGGGGCAAACACTTGCCAGACGGTGTATGCTATTGCCGAAAAG GCGGCGGACCTCATCCGATATGGCGCACCAAAGGTCTAA
- a CDS encoding hypothetical protein (EggNog:ENOG503P332), with translation MAEDTHLPYPTTTTASTATSNLKNDPPTGLNSSSTSTTVCEGAVTATTETHHGVGAHPEDPRGLPVASFEEYPGLPRLNYRILDYKLKLSIIVALLVIESSLLPIILYYGISASTSLRPGLVFAIVTSFFGIVTGIEFGLRMLKLILKGDQYRPPGGTKWSFDFTHHTLSFGYTVMSGILIGGSIPHDPPVKVLAIPVSLFLIQMGVQLTWAGWMNATGRKAPFKISSVSKGERVPPLVLTIIEDIVGVDGGAGVEYRRAVFARYAASKRFRRMIAVQNWFWAVGSLVFGIGTLVTIWCVHYYIAYGIGWATPLVFTIVWTWISVEWVRRDLREEKRLWKEEHGQGAEMQQTQPPEPEVQQQETK, from the exons ATGGCAGAAGACACCCATCTGCCctacccaaccaccaccaccgcatcGACAGCCACAAGCAACCTGAAGAATGACCCGCCAACAGGGCTaaactcatcctccacctcgaccacGGTCTGTGAGGGCGCGGTAACAGCCACGACCGAAACCCACCACGGCGTCGGCGCCCACCCCGAAGACCCCCGCGGCCTCCCCGTCGCCTCGTTCGAGGAATACCCCGGCCTGCCTCGGCTCAACTACCGCATCCTCGACTACAAGCTCAAGCTCTCCATCATCGtcgccctcctcgtcatcgagtCCTCCTTGTTACCCATCATCCTCTACTATGGAATCTCGGCGAGCACCTCCCTCCGACCAGGCCTCGTCTTCGCCATCGTGACGTCGTTTTTCGGCATTGTTACCGGCATCGAGTTTGGTCTCCGGATGTTGAAGCTCATCCTGAAGGGCGATCAATACCGCCCACCGGGGGGAACAAAGTGGAGTTTTGATTTTACGCATCACACGCTCAGTTTTGGGTACACAGTTATGTCTGGGATTTTGATAGGGGGTTCGATTCCGCATGACCCGCCGGTGAAGGTGCTGGCCATCCCGGTTAGTTTGTTTTTGATCCAGATGGGGGTTCAGCTTACGTGGGCGGGGTGGATGAATGCCACGGGGAGGAAGGCGCCGTTCAAGATTTCGAGCGTGAGcaaaggggagagggtgccGCCGTTGGTGCTGACGATTATTGAGGATATCGTTGGGGTAGATGGCGGGGCTGGGGTGGAGTATAGACGGGCTGTCTTTGCGAGGTACGCGGCGAGTAAGAGGTTTAGGAGGATGATTGCGGTTCAGAATTGGTTTTGGGCCGTGGGATCGTTGGTGTTTGGGATTGGGACACTGGTGACGATCTGGTGTGTGCATTATTATATTGCCTATGGTATTG GATGGGCTACCCCGCTGGTCTTCACCATCGTCTGGACTTGGATCTCGGTTGAGTGGGTGAGACgggatttgagggaggagaagaggctaTGGAAAGAAGAGCACGGTCAGGGCGCCGAAATGCAACAGACGCAACCACCAGAGCCGGAAGTACAGCAACAGGAGACAAAGTAA